From Ipomoea triloba cultivar NCNSP0323 chromosome 5, ASM357664v1, the proteins below share one genomic window:
- the LOC116020556 gene encoding putative lipid-transfer protein DIR1: protein MSKTLFMVLSVLVMIVVANAQTTSSVICKVKVTELAECLPAISGAAPKDPTKACCDVLCKADLKCMCKLKPQLAKFGLSPEKAMKLPGKCGLKVPRQC from the coding sequence ATGTCTAAGACGTTatttatggtgttgagtgtgtTGGTGATGATTGTCGTGGCAAATGCCCAGACAACAAGCAGCGTCATCTGCAAGGTGAAAGTCACTGAGCTGGCGGAATGTCTGCCGGCGATCAGCGGCGCGGCGCCCAAGGATCCCACCAAGGCCTGTTGCGATGTTCTGTGCAAGGCTGACTTAAAATGCATGTGCAAACTCAAACCTCAACTCGCCAAGTTTGGTCTCAGCCCTGAAAAAGCCATGAAACTCCCCGGCAAATGTGGCCTTAAGGTTCCCCGCCAATGCTAA
- the LOC116020557 gene encoding uncharacterized protein LOC116020557, which translates to MSFVLVFVVCASSFFSCRVFLMKIISWNCQGAASSGFRRALLLLIQKTKADLVCLLEPRISGTAADKACKAFGFDNWIRVEAVGFSGGIWLMWRSNTTVEIIATNPQFVLTRVSRGEKKLGLISFVYGSPANYLRKKLWETLSGDNFPLNDEWLTMGDYNAVTCMEDVSNPNNFQNHRCAGMRQWVFKEGLIDLGFFGARC; encoded by the coding sequence ATGAGCtttgttcttgtttttgttGTGTGTGCTTCGTCGTTTTTCTCTTGTCGTGTTTTTCTCATGAAGATAATAAGCTGGAATTGCCAAGGGGCTGCGTCTAGTGGTTTTAGACGAGCTCTCCTTTTGTTGATTCAAAAAACCAAAGCTGATTTGGTGTGCCTTTTAGAACCACGAATCTCTGGCACTGCTGCGGATAAGGCATGCAAAGCATTCGGGTTCGACAATTGGATTAGAGTGGAGGCCGTAGGCTTTAGCGGAGGTATTTGGCTCATGTGGAGAAGCAATACTACAGTGGAAATCATAGCAACCAATCCACAATTTGTGTTAACAAGAGTGAGCAGGGGGGAGAAAAAACTTGGGCTGATCTCTTTTGTTTACGGCAGCCCGGCAAACTATCTGAGGAAGAAACTTTGGGAGACTCTCTCCGGGGATAATTTCCCCCTCAACGATGAATGGCTAACGATGGGCGACTACAATGCCGTCACTTGCATGGAAGACGTCAGCAATCCGAACAATTTTCAGAATCATAGGTGTGCAGGTATGAGGCAATGGGTATTCAAAGAAGGTTTAATTGATCTTGGTTTCTTTGGTGCcaggtgttag
- the LOC116020559 gene encoding uncharacterized protein LOC116020559, producing the protein MEMEEDGLTKSVPDAMKNNEGHSNNPVQVGRSPTISFRRALTGLRDREDITDDVSDDEAGEQPDDDPDCPVIKLTKEEKRRMRKRWENTLIIKVLGKTVGYNYMLRRLRTIWNPKSGMDLIAIQNGYFLVRFSSVTDYEHAKLGGPWTVLDHCLAVKEWEPDFDPMRDTTQRLLVWVRFPCLPIEYYDYDFLMRVGDMIGKAKKVDHATSMASRGLFARVCVEVDITKPLLARFTLRNKMRTIEYEGLHLVCFKCGMVGHRREGCKQEDVQPENAESAEKGESPANPADPTAETRQGRLFIDENAL; encoded by the exons ATGGAGATGGAGGAAGATGGGCTGACAAAATCGGTGCCGGACGCGATGAAGAACAACGAGGGACATTCAAACAATCCAGTTCAGGTCGGAAGAAGCCCGACTATCTCTTTTAGGAGAGCTCTAACAGGGTTGAGAGACAGAGAGGACATAACAGACGATGTCTCAGATGATGAAGCGGGTGAACAACCAGATGACGATCCTGACTGCCCTGTGATCAAACTCACGAAAGAGGAAAAGAGAAGAATGAGGAAACGATGGGAGAACACCCTCATCATCAAGGTGCTGGGGAAAACCGTCGGATATAACTACATGCTACGCCGTCTGAGAACCATATGGAATCCCAAATCAGGGATGGACCTTATAGCAATTCAAAATGGATACTTTCTTGTCCGGTTCTCTTCTGTGACCGACTATGAGCATGCAAAACTGGGAGGGCCGTGGACGGTGTTGGATCACTGCCTCGCAGTCAAGGAATGGGAGCCCGATTTTGACCCCATGAGAGATACAACTCAGAGGCTCCTTGTTTGGGTGCGATTTCCATGCCTTCCAATCGAATACTATGACTACGACTTTCTGATGAGAGTTGGAGATATGATAGGGAAGGCAAAGAAAGTCGACCATGCGACAAGCATGGCATCCAGAGGGCTCTTCGCACGAGTTTGCGTGGAAGTGGATATAACGAAACCCTTGCTCGCGAGGTTCACACTCAGGAATAAAATGAGGACCATTGAGTACGAGGGTCTTCACCTCGTTTGCTTCAAGTGCGGAATGGTGGGGCACCGGAGAGAGGGCTGCAAACAAGAGGATGTTCAACCGGAAAACGCCGAATCGGCAGAAAAGGGCGAAAGTCCGGCGAATCCAGCAGACCCAACGGCGGAGACGAGGCAAG gaAGACTGTTTATCGACGAGAATGCTCTCTAG
- the LOC116019494 gene encoding glycerophosphodiester phosphodiesterase GDPDL3-like, producing MWKLRSIFNLLLLCSAVTLVAAQGSTNTTSKWQTLKGDAPLVIARGGFSGLFPDSSFNAYRFAGLTSLTNVIVWCDVQLTKDGVGICFPDIKLDNASNVATLFKDKQSTYLVNGVSTKAWFPIDFNFKELALVNLQQGVYSRSSRFDGTVQPILTVEDVFNKVQPPGLWLNVQHDSFYSQHNLSMRAFVLSVSRRVVINYISSPEVNFLKSIASRINPKVTKLVFRFLGNDETEPSTNQTYGSLLQNLASIKTFASGILIPKSYILPVDTSSSYLQPATSLVRDAHKVGLEVYASDFANDVPSAFDYSYDPVAEYLSFIDNGNYSVDGVLSDFPITPSGAIDCYSHMGKGQKNQVPELLVISSDGASGDYPGCTDKAYSKAVSDGVDIIDCTVQMTKDGIPFCMGSVNMIDGTTAAQKFSNLAVSIPELKTQNAIHSFDLNWNDIQNLQAQISNPFAKFRLFRNPAAKNEGKFMTLDDFLTFANATSVSGVLITIENAAYLAEKKGLGVTDAVLLALNKADLTTKKVMIHSNDSSVLMKFTNSKYERVYGIKEDISDIQNSTILEIKKFASSVIIGKPSVFPTEDLFLIGVTNVVAKLQAFKVKVYVQLFSNEFVSQAWDFFSDPYVELNSYVFGSGANPLDGVITGFPATANRYRRNRCIGYKETPPYMLPVAPGGLLQLMSTQYLPPAEAPYPVLTESDVVEPPLPPVAKIAPASNNTGSAPGPNSRPSGQSAITASISMISMCILLAVLVIS from the exons ATGTGGAAGCTCCGCTCGATCTTCAACCTCTTGCTTCTCTGCTCCGCCGTGACATTGGTCGCTGCTCAAGGATCTACTAATACTACCTCGAAATGGCAAACTCTTAAAG GAGATGCACCCTTAGTCATTGCTCGTGGTGGATTTTCAGGGTTATTCCCTGACTCCAGCTTTAATGCATACCGTTTTGCTGGGTTGACTAGCTTAACTAATGTGATTGTGTGGTGTGATGTACAACTAACAAAAGATGGAGTTGGAATCTGCTTTCCAGATATCAAGCTTGATAATGCCTCCAACGTTGCTACACTCTTCAAAGATAAACAGAGTACCTACCTTGTGAATGGGGTTTCAACGAAGGCATGGTTTCCCATAGATTTTAATTTCAAGGAGCTGGCGCTTGTCAACT TGCAACAAGGAGTTTATTCTCGATCAAGTAGATTTGATGGCACTGTGCAGCCGATTCTTACTGTCGAAGATGTGTTTAATAAAGTCCAACCTCCAGGGTTATGGTTGAATGTTCAG CATGATTCCTTCTATAGCCAACACAATCTGAGTATGAGAGCCTTTGTTCTTAGTGTATCTAGAAGGGTTGTTATTAACTACATTTCATCACCTGAAGTGAACTTCTTGAAAAGTATTGCATCACGAATCAATCCAAAAGTGACAAAACTAGTTTTCCGATTTCTTGGAAATGATGAAACTGAACCTTCAACCAACCAAACATATGGATCTCTGTTACAGAATCTTGCTTCTATTAAAACCTTTGCCTCAGGGATCCTCATACCTAAAAGTTATATCTTGCCAGTGGACACGTCTTCCTCCTATCTACAGCCTGCTACATCTCTTGTACGGGATGCTCATAAAGTGGGCCTAGAAGTTTATGCCTCAGACTTTGCCAATGATGTTCCTTCTGCCTTCGATTACAGTTATGATCCTGTAGCAGAGTACCTTTCCTTCATTGACAATGGGAACTATTCTGTGGATGGTGTGCTCTCTGACTTCCCAATAACACCATCAGGGGCCATAG ACTGCTATTCTCATATGGGGAAGGGGCAAAAAAATCAAG TGCCAGAGCTTCTGGTTATCTCATCTGATGGAGCAAGTGGGGACTATCCTGGTTGTACTGACAAGGCATATTCTAAAGCAGTTTCTGATGGCGTAGATATTATTGACTGTACTGTCCAAATGACAAAGGATGGAATACCTTTCTGCATGGGTTCTGTAAATATGATAGATGGGACTACAGCTGCTCAAAAATTCAGCAACCTTGCTGTTAGCATTCCAGAGCtcaaaacacaaaatgcaaTACATAGTTTTGACCTCAATTGGAATGATATCCAGAACCTACAAG CACAAATATCAAACCCATTTGCAAAATTTAGATTGTTCCGGAATCCAGCAGCAAAAAATGAGGGGAAATTTATGACGCTTGATGATTTTTTGACATTTGCAAATGCTACATCTGTTTCTGGTGTTCTCATTACCATAGAG AATGCAGCATACCTGGCAGAAAAGAAGGGACTAGGTGTGACTGATGCTGTTCTACTTGCTCTCAACAAAGCTGATCTGACAACCAAGAAAGTTATGATTCACTCAAATGACAGCTCAGTTCTGATGAAATTTACAAATAGCAAGTATGAACGTGTTTATGGGATTAAGGAGGATATCAGTGATATTCAGAACTCAACTATTCTGGAGATCAAGAAGTTTGCAAGTTCTGTAATCATAGGCAAACCATCCGTGTTTCCAACTGAAGATTTATTCCTCATTGGGGTAACAAATGTTGTAGCAAAGCTGCAAGCTTTCAAGGTTAAAGTATACGTGCAACTCTTCAGCAACGAGTTTGTATCTCAAGCATGGGACTTCTTCTCAGATCCATATGTGGAGCTAAATAGCTATGTTTTTGGTTCCGGTGCAAATCCTCTTGATGGTGTTATAACAGGCTTCCCAGCCACAGCTAATAGATACAGAC GCAACCGTTGTATTGGGTACAAGGAGACACCTCCATACATGCTCCCAGTTGCACCTGGTGGTCTTCTTCAACTCATGTCTACTCAGTATTTACCACCAGCGGAGGCTCCCTATCCTGTCCTGACAGAGAGCGATGTGGTGGAGCCACCTCTACCCCCAGTTGCCAAGATTGCTCCAGCTAGTAACAATACTGGATCAGCTCCAGGGCCTAATTCTCGTCCTAGTGGGCAATCTGCAATCACCGCTAGCATTTCCATGATCAGCATGTGCATTCTTCTGGCAGTCTTGGTGATTTCTTGA
- the LOC116020120 gene encoding beta-1,2-xylosyltransferase yields the protein MMNKKKLKILLSLFAINSITLYLYFSSHPDHFRHNSRPPANPHFHSSENRLPTLGNHSRSLFLHTKPWPILPSYLPWSQTPDAALRSCEAYFGNGFSSRFELLRPSPGLDHKYRDGSSTGGWFRCFYSETLQSSICDAGRLRMSPDKIRMSKGGEKLETVIGRGEDEEMPVFEAGAFDIHVTDRSKSGQKLIDAEFLNRYVPQGAIQRHTMRQLIDSIQLVGPDDFQCTEWIEEPTLLVTRFEYANLFHTFTDWYSAYVASRVTGLPSRPHLVFVDGHCETQLEETWKALFSSLRYAKNFSGTVCFRRAILSPLGYETALFKGLTENIRCQGAAAGDLWQNPNDQKTARLHEFGEMIKAAFGFPVDRLSNTKPVLGHNVLFVRREDYFAHPRHGGKVQSRLSNEQEVFDSIKNWASDHSDCKLNIINGLFAHMSMKEQVRAIQDASVIIGAHGAGMTHIISAMPKTVILEIISSEYRRPHFALIAQWKGLEYHAIQLDGSRANPPVVIDKLSGILKSLGC from the exons ATGATGAAcaagaaaaagttgaaaattcttctctctctcttcgcGATAAATTCAATAACTCTCTACCTCTATTTCTCCTCCCACCCCGATCACTTCCGCCACAATTCCAGGCCGCCGGCGAACCCCCATTTCCATTCCTCGGAGAATCGTTTGCCAACATTGGGAAACCACTCTCGCTCCCTTTTCCTGCACACCAAACCCTGGCCGATACTCCCCTCCTACCTCCCCTGGTCTCAGACCCCTGATGCCGCTCTCAGATCCTGCGAAGCCTATTTCGGCAACGGCTTCTCTTCCCGCTTTGAACTGCTCAGACCCTCCCCCGGGCTCGATCACAAGTACCGCGACGGGAGTTCTACCGGAGGTTGGTTCAGGTGTTTCTATAGCGAGACGTTGCAGAGCTCGATATGCGATGCAGGGAGACTTAGGATGAGCCCCGATAAGATTCGGATGTCTAAGGGAGGAGAGAAACTGGAGACCGTGATCGGAAGGGGAGAAGATGAGGAGATGCCGGTGTTCGAAGCTGGAGCCTTTGATATCCATGTGACTGATCGATCTAAGTCCGGGCAGAAACTTATAGATGCTGAATTTTTGAATCGCTATGTGCCCCAAGGTGCCATTCAGAGGCACACTATGCGTCAGTTGATCGACTCAATTCAATTGGTTGGCCCCGATGACTTCCAATGCACTGAG TGGATTGAGGAACCAACACTTCTGGTGACACGCTTTGAGTATGCGAACCTTTTCCACACTTTCACAGATTGGTACAGTGCATATGTGGCTTCTAGAGTGACTGGATTGCCAAGTCGGCCTCATTTGGTTTTCGTGGATGGCCACTGTGAG ACCCAATTGGAAGAAACATGGAAAGCACTGTTTTCAAGCCTCAGATATGCAAAAAACTTTAGTGGTACTGTTTGTTTCCGGCGTGCTATCCTTTCACCTTTGGGGTATGAAACAGCCCTCTTTAAGGGACTGACAGAAAACATACGCTGTCAAGGAGCTGCAGCAGGTGATTTGTGGCAAAACCCTAATGACCAGAAAACTGCACGGTTGCATGAATTCGGGGAGATGATAAAAGCAGCCTTTGGGTTTCCAGTGGATAGACTCAGCAACACAAAACCAGTTTTGGGTCACAATGTTCTCTTTGTTCGACGTGAAGATTACTTTGCCCATCCTCGTCATGGTGGGAAAGTACAGTCAAGGCTTAGCAATGAACAAGAGGTGTTTGATTCGATTAAGAACTGGGCCTCAGATCATTCTGACTGCAAGCTGAACATAATCAACGGATTATTTGCACACATGTCAATGAAGGAGCAGGTCCGAGCAATACAAGATGCTTCTGTCATTATCGGGGCCCATGGTGCAGGTATGACTCACATCATATCTGCAATGCCTAAAACAGTAATCCTAGAGATCATTAGCAGTGAGTATAGGCGCCCCCATTTTGCGCTAATTGCCCAGTGGAAGGGTCTGGAGTACCATGCCATTCAATTGGATGGTTCGCGTGCCAATCCTCCTGTGGTGATTGACAAGCTCAGCGGCATTTTAAAAAGCCTGGGATGCTGA